One Candidatus Roseilinea sp. genomic region harbors:
- a CDS encoding pyruvate kinase, producing the protein MNPSPERLIVPLMELRRRALALEQQYQDAVNQAAPGYRESARNLLHYLALRQVDVRDLQDELAALGLSSLGRSEAHTLHTLDAVLIALHRLVGREPQLEPVTAVDFKLGRTLLQEHTHRLFGPGSSKRAVRIMVTMPTEAAGNPDLVRHLLASGMDVMRINCAHDDAETWLEMIENLRRAERELGRTCKVYADLAGPKLRTGPLATAARVIKLRPERDLRGCVLRPARAWFTPEGEAAASWGDAPTVPLSGDLLPQARRGDVIALTDTRGKSRELKVVAKNGASLLAECDKTVYLETGMAVRLLRKKVFVAEGRIGELPAVVEPILIRPGDKLIVTNDNVPGSPAVLNPQGEVVRPAQISCMLGESFAAIKPGEHIWFDDGKICGRVLENGGARMLVEITHTNPAAGAKLGAEKGINLPGVKLSIPSLTPKDLDDLAVMASRVDMIGLSFVRTPEDVWALREEMNRLKVRDVGVILKIETRAAFENLPHLLLAGMQLPPVGVMVARGDLAVEVGFERLAEVQEEILWLCEAAHVPVIWATQVLESMAKFGAPSRAEVSDAVMSGRAECVMLNKGPYIVEAVRFLNGVLERMEAHQSKKRARLRRLSISHL; encoded by the coding sequence ATGAACCCGTCGCCAGAACGGCTGATCGTGCCGCTCATGGAGCTGCGACGCCGGGCGTTGGCACTCGAGCAGCAATATCAGGACGCCGTGAATCAGGCTGCGCCGGGGTATCGCGAGAGCGCGCGCAACTTGCTCCATTACCTCGCGCTGCGCCAGGTGGATGTGCGCGACTTACAAGACGAGCTCGCCGCACTCGGCCTCAGCTCGCTCGGTCGTTCTGAGGCGCACACCCTGCATACGCTGGATGCCGTGTTGATCGCGCTGCATCGTCTCGTCGGTCGGGAGCCTCAACTCGAGCCGGTTACGGCGGTGGATTTCAAACTGGGCCGCACGCTGCTCCAGGAGCACACGCACCGCTTGTTCGGTCCTGGGTCCAGCAAACGCGCTGTGCGCATCATGGTGACTATGCCCACCGAGGCAGCCGGCAACCCAGATCTGGTCCGTCACCTGCTCGCCTCCGGCATGGACGTGATGCGCATCAACTGCGCGCACGATGACGCCGAGACCTGGCTAGAGATGATCGAGAATCTGCGTCGCGCCGAGCGCGAGCTGGGCCGGACGTGCAAAGTGTACGCCGATCTGGCCGGGCCGAAGCTGCGCACGGGGCCGCTGGCCACCGCCGCCCGGGTGATCAAACTCAGGCCGGAGCGTGACCTGAGAGGCTGCGTCTTGAGGCCGGCGCGCGCGTGGTTCACGCCGGAAGGAGAGGCGGCCGCATCTTGGGGAGACGCACCTACCGTGCCCCTGAGCGGCGACCTGCTCCCCCAGGCGCGCCGCGGCGACGTGATTGCGCTGACCGATACGCGCGGCAAATCGCGCGAGTTGAAGGTCGTCGCTAAAAACGGCGCGTCGTTGCTGGCCGAATGCGACAAGACGGTTTACCTTGAGACCGGCATGGCCGTGCGCCTGCTGCGCAAGAAGGTCTTTGTCGCCGAAGGGCGCATCGGCGAACTTCCGGCAGTGGTCGAGCCAATTCTGATTCGCCCTGGCGACAAGCTCATTGTGACTAACGACAATGTGCCGGGCAGCCCGGCCGTGTTGAACCCGCAGGGCGAGGTCGTGCGTCCGGCGCAGATCTCGTGTATGTTGGGGGAGTCGTTTGCAGCCATCAAGCCGGGGGAACACATTTGGTTCGACGACGGCAAAATCTGCGGGCGCGTGTTGGAGAACGGCGGCGCGCGCATGCTGGTGGAGATCACCCACACGAATCCGGCTGCCGGCGCGAAACTCGGCGCGGAGAAAGGCATCAACCTGCCCGGCGTCAAGCTGAGTATCCCTTCGCTCACCCCGAAGGACCTGGATGACCTCGCCGTCATGGCGTCGCGCGTGGACATGATCGGCCTGTCGTTCGTGCGCACTCCGGAGGATGTCTGGGCGCTCCGCGAGGAGATGAATCGCCTGAAAGTGCGCGACGTGGGCGTGATCCTGAAGATCGAGACGCGCGCCGCATTCGAGAACCTGCCGCATTTGTTGCTGGCCGGCATGCAACTGCCGCCGGTCGGCGTGATGGTGGCGCGCGGCGACCTGGCGGTCGAGGTCGGCTTCGAGCGGTTGGCCGAAGTGCAGGAGGAAATCCTTTGGCTGTGCGAGGCGGCGCACGTGCCGGTGATCTGGGCGACCCAGGTGCTGGAGAGCATGGCCAAGTTCGGCGCGCCGTCGCGGGCCGAGGTGTCGGATGCGGTGATGAGCGGCCGGGCGGAGTGCGTGATGCTGAACAAAGGGCCGTACATCGTCGAGGCCGTGCGCTTCCTCAACGGCGTGCTGGAGCGCATGGAGGCGCATCAATCCAAGAAGCGCGCGCGGCTGCGCCGGCTGTCCATCTCGCACCTTTGA
- a CDS encoding Crp/Fnr family transcriptional regulator yields the protein MQDGYERQRVFQGADRVRFVRIDHQHRPRTEAEAMYVVLSGRVKIVRTAANGREQVLHIAGPGDHINLVPILDGGPNPATVQALTDAVLAAVPCEPLRQLMMRKPEFTMALLKDLARRQRHLVALVDELALHCVQGRLARLLLSRAEAAERGEAVPPLTQAEMASQIGTVREMVSRTLRNFEELGLIATERGVIMIKDRVGLEKKAEE from the coding sequence ATGCAAGATGGCTACGAACGTCAGCGCGTCTTCCAAGGCGCAGATCGCGTGCGATTCGTTCGGATTGATCACCAGCATCGCCCCAGGACCGAGGCCGAGGCGATGTACGTGGTGCTGAGCGGCCGCGTCAAGATCGTCCGCACGGCGGCGAACGGGCGCGAGCAGGTGCTGCACATCGCCGGCCCCGGCGATCACATCAACCTGGTGCCGATCCTCGACGGCGGGCCGAACCCGGCCACCGTACAAGCGCTGACCGACGCTGTGTTGGCTGCGGTGCCCTGCGAGCCGCTGCGTCAGCTCATGATGCGCAAGCCGGAATTCACGATGGCGCTGCTGAAGGACCTGGCTCGGCGGCAGCGTCACCTGGTGGCGCTGGTGGATGAGCTGGCGTTGCACTGTGTGCAAGGCCGGCTGGCCCGCCTGCTGCTTTCTCGCGCCGAGGCTGCCGAACGCGGCGAAGCCGTGCCGCCGCTCACGCAGGCCGAGATGGCCAGCCAGATCGGCACCGTGCGCGAGATGGTCAGCCGCACGCTTCGCAACTTCGAGGAACTCGGCCTGATCGCCACCGAGCGCGGCGTCATCATGATCAAAGATCGCGTGGGATTGGAGAAGAAGGCGGAGGAGTAG
- the glgA1 gene encoding glycogen synthase 1, whose translation MNILFIAAECAPYAKTGGLADVVGALPRYLRAMGHEVVVVMPRYSSIDGDRYGLRWFHGPMGVWMGNAQEWCAVHTASNGGAPVYFIESQKFFDRWGLYHDADFNDYQDNPRRFGFLTRAGLQLCKDIGFKPDVVHAHDWHTALAPAYLKIWHWNDPLLGSAASLLTIHNIAYQGRYPAYHMDYLGLQWGNFTPDKFEDHGAINFLKGGIVYADMVNTVSPTYARETRTPELGYGMAPYLNAKGENYIGILNGCDYALWNPETDPLIPARYTCDDRSGKAICKRALQRRMDLTVSPDTPVIGIVSRMVEQKGLHLLAQCIEAIVANMRAQFAILGSGEKALEHYFGELPARYPGRIGSYIGYSDELAHWIEAGSDFFLMPSLFEPCGLNQMYSLRYGTLPIVRATGGLDDTVQQYDEATGDGTGFKFYEPSAHAIYYTVGWAVSTYYDRPQHMQKMIRAAMAQDFSWERSAEQYVRAYERAIQNKRGG comes from the coding sequence ATGAACATCCTCTTTATCGCTGCCGAATGCGCGCCCTACGCCAAGACGGGCGGCCTGGCCGATGTCGTCGGCGCGCTGCCCCGATACTTGCGGGCGATGGGTCACGAAGTGGTCGTCGTGATGCCGCGCTATTCGTCCATAGACGGCGACCGCTACGGCCTGCGCTGGTTCCACGGGCCGATGGGCGTGTGGATGGGCAACGCCCAGGAGTGGTGCGCCGTGCACACGGCGTCGAACGGCGGCGCACCGGTCTACTTCATCGAGAGCCAGAAGTTCTTCGACCGCTGGGGGCTGTATCACGACGCCGACTTCAATGATTACCAGGACAACCCGCGCCGGTTCGGCTTTCTCACGCGCGCCGGCTTACAGCTATGCAAGGACATCGGCTTCAAGCCCGACGTAGTGCACGCACACGATTGGCACACCGCGCTGGCGCCGGCCTACTTGAAGATCTGGCACTGGAACGATCCGCTCCTCGGCAGCGCGGCCAGCCTGCTCACCATCCACAACATCGCCTACCAGGGCCGCTATCCGGCGTATCACATGGATTACCTCGGCTTGCAGTGGGGCAACTTCACGCCGGACAAGTTCGAGGATCACGGCGCGATCAACTTCCTCAAAGGCGGCATCGTCTATGCAGACATGGTCAACACCGTTAGCCCGACCTACGCCCGCGAGACGCGCACGCCGGAGCTAGGCTACGGCATGGCCCCGTATCTCAACGCCAAAGGCGAGAACTACATTGGCATATTGAACGGCTGCGACTACGCGCTGTGGAATCCAGAGACCGATCCGCTCATTCCGGCGCGCTACACATGTGACGACCGAAGCGGCAAGGCGATCTGCAAGCGCGCGCTGCAACGCCGGATGGATCTCACGGTCTCGCCCGATACGCCGGTGATCGGCATAGTGAGTCGCATGGTGGAGCAAAAAGGGTTGCACTTGCTGGCGCAGTGCATCGAGGCCATTGTGGCCAACATGCGCGCCCAATTCGCCATCCTCGGCAGCGGTGAGAAGGCGCTGGAGCATTACTTCGGCGAGCTGCCGGCGCGTTACCCTGGCCGCATCGGTAGCTACATCGGCTACAGCGATGAACTGGCGCACTGGATCGAAGCCGGCTCGGACTTCTTCCTCATGCCGTCGCTGTTCGAGCCGTGCGGCCTGAACCAGATGTATTCACTGCGTTACGGCACGCTGCCGATCGTGCGCGCCACCGGCGGGCTGGACGACACCGTGCAACAATACGACGAGGCGACCGGCGACGGCACCGGCTTCAAGTTCTATGAACCCAGCGCGCATGCCATCTACTACACCGTCGGCTGGGCCGTCAGCACCTACTATGACCGGCCGCAGCACATGCAGAAGATGATCCGCGCCGCAATGGCGCAGGATTTCTCGTGGGAGCGCAGCGCTGAGCAATATGTGCGCGCCTACGAGCGGGCGATCCAAAACAAACGCGGTGGGTGA